In one window of Candidatus Deferrimicrobiaceae bacterium DNA:
- a CDS encoding prohibitin family protein, whose amino-acid sequence MEKIVIDPAGMQKAKRVIGVVAAVVVALIVLGGLNPFVIVGPGQRGVVLNFGAVQPIVLDEGIHFRIPGYQKIVRIDVKVQKEQTEAEASSKDMQDIQETIAVNYNVIPDKAGWLFQHIGEGYRERVIDPVAQEVVKATTAKYTAVELITTREKIRSEIKELLKARLMAYNLSVVDVSIVNFKFSAQFTQAIESKQTAEQLALKAARDLDRIKIEAQQKIASAQAEAESLRLQKQNVSSELIQLRAIEAQQEAIRKWNGVLPSVTGGAVPFIDAKSYIMMGK is encoded by the coding sequence ATGGAGAAGATCGTGATCGATCCGGCAGGCATGCAGAAAGCCAAGCGCGTGATCGGGGTGGTGGCGGCGGTCGTCGTTGCGCTGATCGTGCTGGGCGGCCTCAACCCGTTCGTGATCGTCGGGCCGGGGCAGCGGGGCGTCGTCCTCAACTTCGGCGCGGTGCAGCCGATCGTCCTCGACGAGGGGATCCACTTCCGGATCCCCGGCTACCAGAAGATCGTGCGCATCGACGTCAAGGTCCAGAAGGAGCAGACCGAGGCCGAAGCGTCGTCGAAGGACATGCAGGACATCCAGGAGACGATCGCGGTCAACTACAACGTCATCCCCGACAAGGCGGGCTGGCTCTTCCAGCACATCGGCGAGGGCTACCGCGAGCGCGTCATCGATCCCGTCGCCCAGGAGGTCGTCAAGGCGACCACGGCAAAGTACACGGCGGTCGAGCTGATCACGACGCGCGAGAAGATCCGCTCCGAGATCAAGGAGCTGCTCAAGGCGCGGCTGATGGCGTACAACCTGTCCGTCGTCGACGTCTCGATCGTGAACTTCAAGTTCAGCGCGCAGTTCACGCAGGCGATCGAATCGAAGCAGACCGCCGAGCAGCTCGCGCTCAAGGCGGCGCGCGACCTCGACCGGATCAAGATCGAGGCGCAGCAGAAGATCGCGTCGGCGCAGGCCGAGGCCGAGTCGCTTCGGCTCCAGAAGCAGAACGTCTCGTCGGAGCTGATCCAGCTTCGGGCGATCGAGGCGCAGCAGGAGGCGATCCGCAAGTGGAACGGTGTCCTCCCATCGGTCACCGGCGGCGCCGTGCCGTTCATCGACGCGAAAAGCTACATCATGATGGGGAAGTAG
- a CDS encoding class II glutamine amidotransferase gives MCRMIAFASQDPQPIAPFLAQLARLSREGILVERWTRHPGGNHPDGWGVALYPAGGGTLRIVRSGSPANADPALAALGSETTDRFIGHIRFASNLSSVCEANAHPFVVDGIVLGHNGTFKGAIGAEGDARGVSDSLVFLEMLAMRWRDGRTFEGLAEALRALLSDEQLVGDYSAANFLIAEGGRLFAFRKSRRDHDYYALYLHRSGRELVVASERLDGRPDWTPLGEGELLELSLPEPRRKTVELPS, from the coding sequence ATGTGCCGCATGATCGCTTTCGCCTCGCAGGATCCGCAGCCGATCGCCCCGTTCCTCGCGCAGCTCGCACGCCTCTCGAGAGAGGGAATCCTCGTCGAGCGATGGACGCGGCACCCGGGCGGGAACCATCCCGACGGCTGGGGCGTCGCCCTTTATCCCGCCGGCGGCGGCACGCTGCGGATCGTGCGCAGCGGCAGCCCCGCGAACGCAGACCCGGCGCTGGCCGCGCTTGGGAGCGAGACGACGGATCGGTTCATCGGGCACATCCGGTTCGCCTCGAATCTCTCCTCGGTGTGCGAAGCCAATGCGCATCCGTTCGTCGTGGACGGCATCGTACTGGGGCACAACGGCACGTTCAAGGGAGCGATCGGCGCGGAAGGCGACGCGCGCGGCGTCAGCGACTCGCTCGTCTTCCTCGAAATGCTGGCGATGCGATGGCGAGACGGCCGCACCTTCGAAGGACTGGCCGAGGCACTCCGCGCGCTGCTTTCCGACGAGCAGCTTGTCGGCGACTACAGCGCCGCCAACTTCCTGATCGCAGAAGGCGGGCGGTTGTTCGCCTTCCGGAAATCGCGCCGGGACCACGACTATTACGCGCTTTACCTGCACCGGTCCGGACGCGAGCTGGTCGTAGCCAGCGAGCGGCTCGACGGCCGCCCCGACTGGACTCCGCTCGGGGAAGGGGAGCTGCTCGAGCTTTCCCTGCCGGAGCCCCGGCGAAAGACGGTCGAGCTGCCGTCCTGA
- a CDS encoding Bax inhibitor-1/YccA family protein, translated as MQERYEVDQAGSLVRTRTGVMAGVYGWMSLGLFVTAILALATASSEEAVKLIFGTRFLFYALLIGEFGLVWYLSSRIMTMTAGMAKGGFLAYAALNGVTLSVIFLAYTADSIASVFFITAGMFGATSLYGYATKRDLTGFGSFLFMGLIGIVIASVVNMFMRNEMVNWVVSIIGVFVFAGLAAYDTQKVKAIMSGVDEGRAGNAAVLGALTLYLDFVNLFLMLLRLFGRRR; from the coding sequence ATGCAGGAACGATACGAGGTGGATCAGGCCGGTTCGCTGGTGCGCACGCGCACCGGTGTGATGGCGGGCGTCTACGGGTGGATGTCGCTCGGGCTCTTCGTCACGGCGATCTTGGCGTTGGCGACGGCGTCTTCCGAGGAGGCCGTCAAGCTGATCTTCGGCACGCGATTCCTCTTCTACGCGCTGCTGATCGGAGAATTCGGGCTCGTGTGGTACTTGAGCTCCCGGATCATGACCATGACCGCCGGGATGGCCAAGGGCGGATTCCTCGCCTACGCGGCGCTCAACGGCGTCACGCTTTCGGTGATTTTCCTCGCCTATACCGCCGACTCGATCGCTTCGGTGTTCTTCATCACCGCGGGGATGTTCGGGGCGACGAGCCTGTACGGGTATGCGACGAAGCGCGACCTGACCGGCTTCGGCAGCTTCCTGTTCATGGGGCTGATCGGCATCGTCATCGCCTCCGTCGTCAACATGTTCATGCGGAACGAGATGGTCAACTGGGTCGTCTCGATCATCGGCGTCTTCGTCTTCGCGGGCCTGGCCGCCTACGATACGCAGAAGGTCAAGGCCATCATGTCCGGCGTCGACGAAGGGCGGGCGGGGAACGCAGCCGTCCTGGGCGCGCTCACGCTCTACCTCGATTTCGTCAATCTGTTCCTGATGCTGCTGCGGCTCTTCGGACGGCGTCGCTAG
- a CDS encoding EamA family transporter has protein sequence MSRTPVGRQATAAGRARAGLVLTMLLWGSAYATSKMIVQEVPPDAAAVLRFGIGALLMVGIHFARSARPVPRRDAWPALLLQSALGVAGYNFCFFRGVKLAPASDAAMIIPTLSPVVATLFGMVFLREPARAGRLAGLALCVTGAALFFGETILPGADPARMRGDLFLSAAGACWALSSLVSRRLLERTTPFQAAGWSLLLGTAMMLSFSVPEMTAIRWSALSPAFWWVLAYLIAFPTVLAYIFWMKGIGTLGAGTATAFMFLSPFFGLLMSVAFLGERMTAVQVAGGAVIMAGLWLVNRPAPSRAPALGSEGVV, from the coding sequence GTGAGCCGGACGCCCGTCGGACGGCAGGCCACGGCGGCCGGACGCGCCCGCGCGGGGCTCGTCCTCACGATGCTGCTCTGGGGCAGTGCCTACGCCACCTCCAAGATGATCGTGCAGGAGGTGCCGCCGGACGCCGCCGCGGTGCTCCGGTTCGGGATCGGCGCCCTCCTGATGGTCGGGATCCATTTCGCTCGCTCCGCGCGGCCCGTGCCGCGCCGGGACGCATGGCCCGCCCTGCTGCTTCAGAGCGCGCTCGGGGTGGCCGGCTACAACTTCTGCTTCTTCCGCGGTGTGAAGCTGGCGCCCGCCTCCGATGCCGCGATGATCATCCCGACGCTTTCGCCCGTCGTGGCAACCCTTTTCGGCATGGTATTCCTGCGCGAGCCGGCGCGGGCGGGCCGCCTCGCGGGGCTCGCGCTCTGCGTGACGGGCGCCGCCCTCTTCTTCGGCGAGACGATCCTGCCCGGCGCCGATCCGGCGCGGATGCGCGGCGACCTGTTCCTCTCCGCCGCGGGCGCCTGCTGGGCGCTCTCCTCGCTCGTATCCCGACGGCTGCTCGAACGGACGACGCCGTTCCAGGCCGCGGGCTGGTCGCTTTTATTGGGGACCGCCATGATGTTGTCGTTCTCGGTCCCGGAGATGACGGCCATCCGCTGGTCGGCGCTCTCGCCCGCCTTCTGGTGGGTGCTCGCCTACCTGATCGCGTTCCCGACCGTGCTGGCCTACATCTTCTGGATGAAGGGGATCGGGACGCTCGGCGCCGGTACCGCGACCGCCTTCATGTTCCTGTCGCCCTTTTTCGGCCTGCTGATGTCGGTCGCGTTCCTCGGCGAGCGGATGACGGCGGTCCAGGTGGCCGGCGGGGCGGTGATCATGGCGGGGTTGTGGCTTGTCAACCGGCCCGCGCCCTCGCGCGCGCCCGCGCTGGGCTCCGAAGGCGTGGTATAA
- a CDS encoding metallophosphoesterase, with translation MKFFFGFFTLAYAGANLYALMRFRRAFGLRWRAILPFLPLFIPLVFAPPIVHLLERPGTLPAAMIAAWAGYTWLGVLFLFLWLHGAADIGYFFFRKVRNYPGRTLPPTTREARRLFLAVVAALVVVAGYSFYEAADIRPEHVTIASDRLPAGMKKLRIAQISDLHVGLLIQDHAVHRVADIVRDARPDLLVSTGDLVDAGFVSTGALPEIFRALDPPLGKYAITGNHEYYAGLARSVLFTERSGFRMLRDEALTIRGPEEDGSGPPPNAVPGLHPGAARMGQGGKSADNALLRILGVDDEAGSSFGALPEEAERRLFAEPRSPLFTLYLKHRPQISPESAGKFDLQLSGHTHNGQLFPFRWIVETRFPYLAGLYDLPGGGQLYTSRGTGTWGPRMRFLSPPEVTIIDVVPR, from the coding sequence ATGAAGTTCTTCTTCGGTTTCTTCACGCTGGCCTACGCAGGCGCCAATCTCTACGCATTGATGCGTTTCCGTCGGGCGTTCGGCCTGCGCTGGCGGGCGATCCTCCCGTTCCTGCCGCTCTTCATCCCGCTCGTGTTCGCGCCCCCGATCGTCCACCTGCTCGAACGCCCCGGGACGCTTCCCGCCGCCATGATCGCCGCCTGGGCCGGGTACACCTGGCTCGGCGTCCTATTCCTGTTCTTATGGCTGCACGGGGCGGCCGATATCGGCTACTTTTTCTTCCGGAAGGTGCGCAACTATCCCGGGCGCACGCTGCCCCCCACGACGCGGGAGGCCCGCCGGCTATTTCTGGCCGTGGTCGCCGCCCTGGTCGTCGTCGCCGGCTATTCCTTTTACGAGGCGGCGGACATCCGGCCCGAGCACGTCACGATCGCCTCCGACCGGCTGCCGGCCGGGATGAAGAAGCTGCGGATCGCCCAGATCTCCGACCTGCACGTCGGCCTGCTGATCCAGGACCATGCCGTGCACCGCGTGGCGGACATCGTCCGGGACGCCAGGCCGGACCTGCTGGTGTCCACGGGCGACCTCGTCGATGCCGGGTTCGTCTCGACCGGCGCGCTGCCCGAGATCTTCCGGGCGCTCGACCCGCCGCTGGGCAAGTATGCGATCACGGGCAATCACGAATACTACGCCGGGCTGGCGCGGTCGGTCCTCTTCACCGAACGTTCGGGATTCCGGATGCTGCGGGACGAGGCGCTGACGATCCGGGGACCGGAAGAGGACGGTTCGGGGCCTCCCCCGAATGCCGTCCCGGGGCTGCACCCGGGGGCTGCGCGGATGGGACAGGGCGGGAAATCCGCCGACAACGCCCTCCTGCGCATCCTCGGCGTGGACGACGAAGCGGGGAGTTCATTCGGGGCGCTTCCGGAGGAGGCCGAACGAAGGCTCTTCGCGGAACCGCGCTCGCCGCTGTTCACGCTCTACCTGAAGCACCGGCCCCAGATCTCACCCGAAAGCGCGGGGAAATTCGACCTGCAGCTGTCGGGGCATACGCACAACGGGCAACTGTTTCCGTTCCGGTGGATCGTCGAGACGCGTTTCCCGTACCTCGCCGGCCTGTACGACCTGCCGGGCGGGGGGCAGCTCTACACCAGCCGCGGGACGGGGACCTGGGGCCCGCGCATGCGCTTTCTGTCGCCACCCGAGGTGACGATCATCGACGTGGTGCCGAGGTAA
- a CDS encoding HD domain-containing phosphohydrolase codes for MPGSSFPAPRLRYPVHTLEGKELLPAGSQVTAGLLSTIADQGRSRNEPSGGLLQHGTVLPDLVGFLCEGPYKVVFEDGKRFYGMMQMMERVTLPLPLLRSLDHFRDHDPFTYRHILCVFALSTLLAQELMGTSGAAIQGATSGPMHDIGKLCVPLSIMKKRSALTRDERDWLRHHTAAGYVLLAYYFGDAGAITARVALEHHERRDGSGYPLGIFQKERMVEIVAVCDVYDALISPRPYRPTCYDNRTALEEMTLLVEQGRLAGDIVQALVAYNRQDKPDYRACKLSLDKRGHAPEGNVYGVVADEADPG; via the coding sequence ATGCCCGGTTCGTCATTTCCTGCCCCCCGGCTCCGCTATCCGGTCCATACGCTCGAAGGAAAAGAGCTGCTTCCCGCAGGCTCCCAGGTCACCGCCGGACTGCTTTCGACGATCGCCGATCAAGGGCGCAGCCGGAACGAGCCTTCCGGCGGCCTTCTCCAGCACGGCACGGTCCTTCCGGACCTGGTCGGCTTCCTCTGCGAGGGGCCCTACAAGGTCGTCTTCGAGGACGGCAAACGCTTCTACGGGATGATGCAGATGATGGAACGGGTGACGCTGCCGCTGCCGCTGCTCCGGTCGCTCGACCATTTCCGGGATCACGACCCGTTCACCTACCGACACATCCTGTGCGTCTTCGCACTCTCGACGCTGCTCGCCCAGGAGCTGATGGGGACCTCCGGCGCGGCCATCCAGGGCGCCACCTCCGGGCCGATGCACGACATCGGCAAGCTGTGCGTTCCGCTGTCCATCATGAAGAAGCGGTCGGCGCTTACGCGCGACGAGCGCGATTGGCTCCGGCACCACACCGCCGCGGGATACGTGCTGCTGGCCTATTATTTCGGAGACGCGGGGGCGATCACCGCCCGGGTGGCGCTCGAGCACCATGAGCGGCGCGACGGATCCGGCTACCCCCTCGGAATCTTCCAGAAGGAACGGATGGTCGAGATCGTCGCAGTCTGCGACGTGTACGACGCGCTCATCTCCCCGCGCCCCTATCGCCCGACCTGCTACGACAACCGGACCGCGCTCGAGGAGATGACGCTGCTGGTCGAGCAGGGACGGCTGGCGGGCGACATCGTCCAGGCGTTGGTCGCCTACAACCGGCAAGACAAGCCCGATTACCGCGCCTGCAAGCTGTCGCTCGACAAGCGGGGGCACGCGCCCGAAGGCAACGTCTACGGGGTCGTCGCCGACGAGGCCGACCCGGGCTGA